The following are encoded in a window of Haloarcula halophila genomic DNA:
- a CDS encoding polymer-forming cytoskeletal protein: protein MPFGSDPLSELSIPDGTTVEEHDLVTEGDVIVGGQSTIEFGVRGQSVIADERVRFGGHIEAEGDCRLDMWCDVAENVLVGEDAYIGERVHIGGQLRVAGDLDIGDDVDIEEGFEANGWIVIRNPMPTIVFLFVYLSQLLRIGEDEAAQDLVDELLGDDHDHEPVLIPRGATVSDDTWQVSTPATVGDDCRLHGNIRAESLEMGRDTTVFGSLRAREDIAVGRGTEIKGDVTTRSGDVRVGPGVKVWGDISADNVDLHENATVDGTIRARGEMRMHTDEVIERPDESAAAMAEMAEELEDDESSTDTDDDTQGETVPTAADDTSGDVDPSDADSVEADDKADDRDADDERAEPAE from the coding sequence GTGCCATTCGGTTCTGACCCGCTCTCGGAACTCTCGATCCCCGACGGAACGACCGTCGAGGAACACGACCTGGTGACAGAGGGCGACGTCATCGTCGGCGGGCAGAGCACGATCGAGTTCGGCGTCCGCGGTCAGTCGGTCATCGCCGACGAGCGCGTCCGATTCGGCGGCCACATCGAGGCCGAAGGCGACTGTCGGCTGGACATGTGGTGTGACGTCGCCGAGAACGTCCTGGTCGGCGAGGACGCCTACATCGGCGAACGCGTCCACATCGGCGGCCAGTTGCGCGTCGCCGGCGACCTCGACATCGGCGACGACGTCGATATCGAGGAGGGGTTCGAGGCCAACGGCTGGATCGTCATCCGCAACCCCATGCCGACGATCGTCTTCCTGTTCGTCTACCTCTCGCAACTGCTACGGATCGGAGAGGACGAGGCCGCACAGGACCTGGTCGACGAGCTGCTCGGCGACGACCACGACCACGAACCGGTGTTGATACCACGAGGCGCGACCGTCTCCGACGACACCTGGCAGGTCTCGACGCCCGCAACGGTCGGCGACGACTGTCGGCTCCACGGCAACATCCGCGCAGAATCCTTAGAGATGGGCCGTGACACCACGGTCTTCGGGAGCCTTCGCGCTCGGGAAGATATCGCCGTCGGCCGCGGAACCGAGATCAAGGGCGACGTGACCACCCGCAGCGGGGACGTCCGCGTCGGCCCCGGCGTGAAGGTGTGGGGCGATATCTCGGCGGACAACGTCGACCTCCACGAGAACGCGACCGTCGACGGGACGATCCGTGCCCGCGGCGAGATGCGGATGCACACCGACGAGGTGATCGAACGGCCCGACGAATCGGCCGCGGCGATGGCCGAGATGGCCGAGGAACTGGAAGACGACGAGTCGAGCACCGATACAGACGACGATACTCAGGGAGAGACGGTCCCGACGGCAGCGGACGACACGTCCGGGGATGTCGATCCCTCCGACGCCGACAGTGTCGAAGCCGACGACAAGGCCGACGACCGCGACGCCGACGACGAGCGGGCAGAACCGGCCGAGTGA
- a CDS encoding DUF5800 family protein: MTALSFDEQGVDVVYQGTEFRLEKALIEDAIQKSYPDVTDHEVLQIVESDPSLSGEPQRVAEIVD, encoded by the coding sequence ATGACGGCTCTCTCGTTTGACGAACAGGGCGTCGATGTCGTGTACCAGGGGACCGAGTTCCGCCTGGAGAAAGCGCTCATCGAGGACGCGATCCAGAAGTCCTACCCGGACGTGACCGATCACGAAGTGTTGCAGATCGTCGAGTCCGACCCGTCACTCTCCGGTGAGCCCCAGCGGGTCGCCGAGATCGTCGACTGA
- a CDS encoding thiolase domain-containing protein, which produces MSDPRVAGAGVTKFGKHPERTGRDLFAEAGLEALDDAGVDPDDVDSLYYGNFMGELAEHQGHQGPLMAEAIGLDAPATRFEAACASAGVAVRGAVQALRNGEADVIVVGGAERMTNIGTAGATDALAIAADDLYEVRAGMTFPGAYALMTRAYFDQYGGSHEDLAHVAVKNHEHAMVNDHAQIQKEITVEDALEAPTIASPLGLYDSCPITDGAAAAVLTTESYAEDHGLDAPVAISGTGQGGDNLALQDRSHLAQTPAADKAAEEAYADADVGPEDIDVAEVHDCFTIAEVFAIESLGLYERGEGISAATDGETDRHGDQPVNLSGGLKAKGHPVGATGVAQLATITWLLDGSHPRADAVPDGTVGVAHNAGGTVASTTVHVLEVAE; this is translated from the coding sequence ATGTCAGACCCACGTGTAGCCGGGGCCGGTGTCACGAAGTTCGGGAAACACCCCGAACGGACCGGTCGCGATCTGTTCGCCGAGGCAGGCCTGGAAGCACTCGACGACGCCGGCGTCGATCCCGACGATGTCGATAGTCTCTACTACGGTAACTTCATGGGCGAACTGGCCGAGCATCAGGGCCACCAGGGGCCGCTGATGGCGGAAGCGATCGGACTGGACGCGCCGGCCACACGGTTCGAGGCCGCCTGTGCCTCCGCCGGCGTCGCTGTTCGGGGTGCAGTCCAGGCGCTCCGGAACGGTGAGGCAGATGTCATCGTCGTCGGCGGCGCCGAACGGATGACGAACATCGGGACGGCCGGGGCGACCGACGCGCTCGCGATCGCCGCCGACGACCTCTACGAGGTCCGGGCCGGGATGACCTTCCCCGGAGCGTACGCACTGATGACACGCGCATACTTCGATCAGTACGGCGGTTCACACGAGGACCTGGCCCACGTCGCGGTCAAGAACCACGAACACGCGATGGTCAACGACCACGCGCAGATCCAAAAGGAGATCACCGTCGAGGATGCCCTGGAGGCACCGACGATCGCCAGTCCGCTCGGGCTGTACGACTCCTGTCCGATCACCGACGGGGCCGCCGCGGCGGTGCTGACCACCGAGTCCTACGCCGAGGACCACGGGCTCGACGCACCGGTCGCGATCAGCGGCACCGGACAGGGCGGGGACAACCTCGCGCTACAGGACCGGTCCCACCTCGCGCAGACACCAGCGGCCGACAAGGCCGCCGAGGAGGCCTACGCCGACGCCGACGTCGGTCCCGAGGACATCGATGTCGCGGAAGTCCACGACTGTTTCACTATCGCCGAAGTGTTCGCTATCGAGTCGCTTGGGCTCTACGAACGCGGCGAGGGGATCTCGGCCGCGACGGACGGCGAGACCGACCGGCACGGCGACCAGCCGGTGAACCTCTCGGGAGGGCTGAAAGCGAAGGGTCACCCCGTCGGCGCGACCGGCGTCGCACAACTGGCGACGATCACCTGGCTCCTCGACGGTTCCCACCCGCGGGCCGACGCCGTCCCCGACGGAACGGTCGGCGTCGCACACAACGCGGGCGGGACGGTCGCCTCGACGACGGTCCACGTCCTGGAGGTGGCAGAATGA
- a CDS encoding Zn-ribbon domain-containing OB-fold protein — protein MSEQAPDGEYDEWLDAIADGEAYYVECANGHGWLPPRRVCPTCGSRDLSDQRLPEAGEIATHTTITVPTPQFEDDAPYVTAVAEFGPVSVTGIVRGVDPDAVEIGTMVGIDVGDRVTTGDRLVVFRPR, from the coding sequence ATGAGCGAGCAGGCTCCCGACGGTGAGTACGACGAGTGGCTCGACGCCATCGCGGACGGCGAGGCCTACTACGTCGAGTGTGCCAACGGCCACGGTTGGCTGCCGCCCCGGCGTGTCTGTCCGACCTGTGGCTCCCGGGACCTCTCCGACCAGCGACTTCCGGAGGCCGGCGAGATCGCCACGCATACGACGATCACCGTCCCGACGCCCCAGTTCGAGGACGACGCGCCCTACGTCACCGCGGTGGCGGAGTTCGGTCCGGTCTCGGTCACGGGGATCGTCCGTGGTGTCGACCCAGACGCCGTCGAGATCGGGACGATGGTCGGGATCGACGTCGGGGACCGGGTGACGACAGGGGATCGACTGGTCGTCTTCCGTCCGCGCTGA
- a CDS encoding alpha/beta fold hydrolase has protein sequence MKLRKALGVAAGTVGATALANRLLRSRAGEFEPFLDGSQRSYRWRGFDIAYTEAGDPDDPDLVLFHGINAAGSSHEFHTVFDRLAEDYHVLAPDLPGFGHSDRPPLLYSGSLLTTFVRDFLDDNAEDATVVASSLTGAYAAAAAREVAVEKLVLICPTDTSMGDRNVWRRSLLRSPLVGQAVYNLIVSKPSIRHFHEDHGYYDMANLTEEVVDYEWLSGHQPGARFAPASFVSGFLDPEENLGDVLADLDVPVTLVWGTEAEITPLSEGRELADRADVKLVSLDQSLLLPHVEHPAAFVDIVRGEATVPVEE, from the coding sequence ATGAAACTCCGAAAGGCCCTGGGCGTCGCCGCCGGGACCGTCGGCGCGACGGCGCTCGCGAACCGTCTCCTCCGGTCCCGCGCTGGTGAGTTCGAACCGTTCCTCGACGGGAGCCAGCGGAGCTACCGCTGGCGCGGCTTCGACATCGCCTACACGGAAGCCGGTGACCCGGACGATCCCGATCTGGTCCTCTTTCACGGGATCAACGCCGCGGGCAGCAGCCACGAGTTCCACACGGTCTTCGACCGCCTGGCAGAGGACTACCACGTCCTGGCGCCGGACCTCCCCGGGTTCGGCCACTCTGACCGCCCGCCGCTCCTGTACTCGGGATCGCTACTGACGACGTTTGTTCGGGACTTCCTCGACGACAACGCCGAGGACGCGACCGTCGTCGCCTCCTCGCTGACGGGAGCGTACGCCGCGGCCGCGGCCCGTGAAGTCGCGGTCGAGAAACTGGTGTTGATCTGTCCGACCGACACCTCGATGGGGGACCGCAACGTCTGGCGGCGCTCGCTGCTGCGCTCGCCGCTCGTGGGGCAGGCGGTCTACAACCTCATCGTCTCGAAACCCTCGATCAGACACTTCCACGAGGACCACGGCTACTACGATATGGCCAACCTCACCGAGGAGGTCGTCGACTACGAGTGGCTGTCGGGCCACCAGCCCGGCGCCCGGTTCGCCCCGGCGTCGTTCGTCTCCGGCTTCCTCGATCCCGAGGAGAACTTGGGCGACGTTCTCGCGGACCTCGACGTGCCTGTGACGCTGGTCTGGGGGACTGAGGCGGAGATCACGCCGCTCTCGGAGGGGCGTGAACTGGCCGACCGAGCGGACGTGAAACTCGTCTCGCTCGACCAGTCGCTGTTGCTCCCACACGTCGAACACCCCGCGGCGTTCGTCGATATCGTCCGCGGTGAGGCGACCGTTCCGGTCGAAGAATAG
- the meaB gene encoding methylmalonyl Co-A mutase-associated GTPase MeaB, translating into MSDLVSDVLAGKHSALARVITNIENRAPGYREQVSALHRHAGDADVIGVTGSPGAGKSTLVDKVAAAYREQGLTVGVIAIDPSSPFTGGAVLGDRIRMASNAGDMDMFFRSMSARGSLGGLSTATTDAVTALDAFGKDKIIVETVGAGQNEVDIVRTADTVAVLVPPGSGDDVQMLKAGILEIADVFVVNKADLEGADRTVQQLKEMLQGRSGRPDTGHHGTITGADNEGGAVSTTEAVDWKPRIVETVANRGEGVEDFLEALGSHAEYLDRTGRREKQARERYAAEIRTLLREDANGLLSAELERRGGLESFLDEVVARETDPYSIVDELLAPLRDCLAEERDSHHG; encoded by the coding sequence ATGAGCGACCTCGTCTCGGACGTACTCGCGGGGAAACACAGCGCCCTGGCCCGCGTGATCACCAACATCGAGAACCGTGCGCCGGGCTACCGCGAGCAGGTCTCCGCGCTCCACCGCCACGCCGGCGACGCGGACGTGATCGGCGTCACCGGCAGCCCCGGTGCCGGCAAGTCGACGCTCGTGGACAAGGTGGCGGCCGCCTACCGCGAGCAGGGACTCACGGTCGGGGTCATCGCGATCGACCCCTCGTCGCCGTTTACTGGTGGCGCCGTCCTGGGCGACCGCATCCGGATGGCCTCGAACGCCGGCGACATGGACATGTTCTTCCGGTCGATGTCCGCCCGCGGATCGCTGGGCGGGCTCTCGACGGCGACGACCGACGCCGTCACCGCCCTGGACGCGTTCGGGAAGGACAAGATCATCGTCGAGACGGTCGGTGCCGGGCAGAACGAAGTCGACATCGTCCGGACTGCCGACACCGTCGCGGTCCTCGTCCCGCCGGGCAGCGGCGACGACGTCCAGATGCTCAAGGCCGGCATCCTCGAAATCGCCGACGTTTTCGTCGTCAACAAGGCCGATCTGGAGGGCGCCGACAGGACCGTCCAGCAGCTTAAGGAGATGCTCCAGGGCCGAAGCGGCCGACCCGACACCGGCCACCACGGAACCATCACGGGGGCGGACAACGAAGGCGGGGCCGTCTCGACGACCGAAGCGGTCGACTGGAAGCCGCGAATCGTCGAGACCGTCGCGAACCGCGGCGAGGGCGTCGAGGACTTCCTCGAAGCGCTAGGCTCACACGCCGAGTATCTCGACCGGACCGGCCGCCGGGAGAAACAGGCCCGCGAGCGGTACGCTGCCGAGATCCGGACGCTCCTGCGCGAGGACGCCAACGGCTTGCTGTCGGCCGAGCTAGAGCGTCGCGGTGGCCTGGAGTCGTTCCTCGACGAGGTCGTCGCGCGCGAGACAGATCCCTACAGCATCGTCGACGAGTTGCTGGCGCCGTTACGGGACTGTCTGGCCGAAGAGAGGGATTCCCACCACGGTTAA
- a CDS encoding cobalamin B12-binding domain-containing protein has translation MSVEQEQEERTIRCLVAKVGLDGHDRGAHVISRALRDAGFEVIYSGLHRSPDEVVQAAVQEDVDVVGISILSGAHNTLVPKILDGLKQYDAFDDRLILVGGIVPEDDQAELHERGVDEIFGPGASMDEMIAYIREHAPER, from the coding sequence ATGAGCGTCGAGCAGGAACAGGAGGAGCGAACCATCCGGTGTCTGGTGGCGAAAGTGGGACTCGACGGCCACGACCGGGGCGCCCACGTCATCTCACGAGCACTCCGTGACGCCGGCTTCGAAGTGATCTATTCCGGGCTGCACCGATCGCCGGATGAAGTCGTCCAGGCTGCCGTCCAAGAGGACGTCGACGTAGTCGGCATCTCCATTCTCTCGGGGGCACACAATACACTGGTCCCGAAGATCCTCGACGGCCTCAAGCAGTACGACGCCTTCGACGATCGGTTGATTCTGGTCGGGGGTATCGTCCCCGAGGACGACCAGGCGGAGCTACACGAGCGGGGCGTCGACGAGATCTTCGGTCCCGGCGCGTCGATGGACGAGATGATCGCGTACATTCGGGAGCACGCCCCCGAGCGATGA
- a CDS encoding DUF7111 family protein, whose amino-acid sequence MTDTEAVADGITATYRETDTERLLTFERDGRTAAIAQNVEGYAMLKVRPSADGDELERYYGFDMALDHAAELLGTEAHSLPVPDAASDMGM is encoded by the coding sequence ATGACCGACACCGAAGCGGTCGCGGACGGCATCACGGCGACGTACCGCGAAACCGACACCGAGCGCTTGCTCACCTTCGAACGCGACGGACGGACCGCCGCCATCGCCCAGAACGTCGAGGGGTACGCGATGCTGAAGGTCCGGCCCTCGGCCGACGGCGACGAACTGGAGCGGTACTACGGGTTCGACATGGCCCTGGACCACGCAGCCGAACTACTCGGGACGGAGGCTCACTCGCTGCCGGTTCCCGACGCCGCTAGTGACATGGGGATGTAG
- a CDS encoding PadR family transcriptional regulator — protein MPKWLQSGRRRDMCVLLAGAEDGELGGQRLKTRLESRYDTRIEPQSFYGALEALEDAGFVTHRADGITDKYSLTEAGRRRLREQYEWMGAQLRDE, from the coding sequence ATGCCCAAGTGGCTCCAGAGTGGCCGACGGCGAGACATGTGCGTCCTGCTGGCCGGCGCCGAGGACGGCGAACTCGGCGGCCAACGGCTCAAGACCCGCCTCGAATCCCGGTACGATACGCGCATCGAACCACAGAGTTTCTACGGCGCGTTAGAGGCGCTCGAAGACGCCGGCTTTGTCACCCACCGGGCTGACGGCATCACCGACAAGTACTCGCTGACCGAGGCGGGCCGACGCCGACTCCGGGAGCAGTACGAGTGGATGGGCGCGCAACTCCGTGATGAATAA
- a CDS encoding class 1 fructose-bisphosphatase, with product MSKSLDSATATTDSTVDKTISTIADTAPAVRTAISTYREQSGSVNPSGDEQLAADVRADELFERRLLAIDGIATYASEERDELATADGRLHVAMDPLDGSSNLEPNSGMGTIFGIYSEQPPTHGRNLLAAGFVIYGPVTSMVVARNGRVREYIVKDDDYRLIDDDVTIPADPTVFGFGGGVDSWTDSFEGFAEEIRRELKLRYGGAMIADINQVLSYGGVFSYPALQSRPEGKLRLQFEGQPMAYVVETAGGRSLDGTRSILETNPDDLHQRTPLYLGNPELIDRLETRL from the coding sequence ATGAGTAAGTCACTCGACAGCGCCACCGCGACGACCGACAGCACCGTCGACAAGACCATCTCGACGATCGCCGACACCGCGCCGGCGGTCCGGACCGCGATCTCGACATATCGGGAGCAGTCCGGCAGCGTCAACCCCAGCGGCGACGAGCAACTGGCCGCCGACGTTCGGGCCGACGAACTGTTCGAGCGACGGTTGCTCGCCATTGACGGTATCGCGACCTACGCCAGCGAGGAGCGCGACGAACTCGCGACGGCCGACGGCCGCCTCCACGTCGCGATGGATCCGTTGGACGGTTCGTCGAACCTCGAACCCAACAGCGGGATGGGAACGATCTTCGGTATCTACAGCGAGCAGCCACCGACACACGGCCGGAATCTGCTGGCCGCCGGGTTCGTCATCTACGGTCCGGTGACTTCGATGGTGGTCGCCCGGAACGGCCGCGTCCGGGAGTACATCGTCAAGGACGACGACTACCGACTCATCGACGACGACGTGACCATCCCCGCCGACCCGACCGTCTTCGGGTTCGGCGGCGGCGTCGACTCCTGGACGGACTCCTTCGAGGGATTCGCCGAAGAGATCCGCCGCGAGTTGAAGCTTCGGTACGGCGGCGCGATGATCGCCGACATCAACCAGGTTCTCTCCTACGGCGGGGTGTTCTCCTATCCGGCGCTCCAGTCCCGACCGGAGGGGAAGCTCCGCCTCCAGTTCGAGGGGCAGCCGATGGCCTACGTCGTCGAGACTGCCGGCGGGCGCTCGTTGGACGGGACACGGTCGATCTTGGAGACGAACCCCGACGACCTCCACCAGCGGACGCCGCTGTACCTGGGCAACCCCGAGTTGATCGATCGACTGGAAACGCGCCTCTAG
- a CDS encoding CARDB domain-containing protein: MTPTPHSLASTDRRARRRLGVALVVALVVVGLCLPGIAAGQADQPTPSEGTKSDTQDRPRPEVNFVDEDGDNKTTVNTNGSNTDARLSITTRHPHTPVTVRSDQLTAPQLFRIFAGRSPSGVPRDAVPGNIEDATTVNGVAMFDSSVDGAEAKIVIVDPAAYDGSTVTFEETSAADYTFEFATLGATDGVAATERISVVEDPSSATFGDQLYETTAGDLVTVTVSFENTDAGYVMIGGDERTSGTGLRNYIDVLYVENGATFTINTRLVGTDMPSEAVYRPESGTVVSYAQTYGATTDPDATTEFQDLSFESQNGSEVAGTLAEFREHVGIGEIPRPLQPARYRLVAGAGGDIVVRDDGVPDFRYSLARSNLRLTQPEMGTATTYVAPSQNADEVAGTGTLPSSAVEASNVTMGDRLVVEFGGNGTMGALTHVAGDQETATAAELEHLLGVRRLQEGVNLTITEVDPGVNEEPNRVDFQTAAPQDVVLLTEAGPENKRIDRFYLVIDTRYRRPFREQPEPGDRFRVEFTYELPPGERYRFAETGPGTRPPAFDPANEPADDGTEHFPYVTEEATATTTFTFQKPRVRYDQVSRQGRLVLEPQGGTQLTGTTNLAPGTPYWIRVVAGEQRPARTISVTQGTVGSDGAFGTTVDLATLDAGETIDVEFYTTKPTASDADQRLLDERRGVTVADSSAPADFEITSMTTEATVTEGESLSNFTATIRNNGSVEGQQNVTLSIENETVASQVELLRTDESVTYTYGTVYPDREPGSYNVTLRTGTDSAEGALLVESAQTPTSTPVPDPTPTPTADATATSTPSTTQDQTVTPTPVPTTGTPTTSGEPPSNESDQNALPVPPLGPQRTRDALSATAIVGGAYLVDYFL; this comes from the coding sequence ATGACTCCGACACCTCACTCTCTCGCTTCGACTGATCGACGCGCCCGCCGGCGTCTCGGCGTCGCCTTGGTCGTCGCGCTGGTCGTCGTCGGCCTGTGTCTTCCCGGTATCGCCGCCGGGCAAGCGGACCAGCCGACGCCCAGTGAGGGGACGAAGAGCGACACCCAGGACCGCCCCCGACCCGAGGTGAATTTCGTCGACGAGGACGGCGACAACAAGACCACAGTCAACACGAACGGGAGCAACACCGACGCGCGACTCTCGATCACGACCAGACACCCACATACGCCGGTGACGGTCAGGTCGGACCAACTCACCGCGCCCCAGTTGTTCCGGATCTTCGCCGGCCGGTCCCCCTCGGGTGTCCCCCGTGATGCGGTTCCGGGGAACATCGAGGACGCGACGACCGTCAACGGAGTGGCGATGTTCGACAGCTCTGTCGACGGCGCCGAGGCGAAGATCGTCATCGTCGACCCCGCGGCCTACGATGGGTCGACGGTCACCTTCGAGGAAACCAGCGCGGCCGACTACACGTTCGAGTTTGCCACGCTCGGGGCAACCGACGGTGTCGCCGCGACCGAACGTATCTCCGTGGTCGAAGATCCCAGCTCGGCGACCTTCGGGGACCAGCTCTACGAGACGACTGCGGGCGATCTCGTGACGGTGACAGTGTCCTTCGAGAACACGGACGCCGGCTACGTCATGATCGGTGGCGACGAGCGGACCAGCGGGACCGGGCTTCGGAACTACATAGACGTGTTGTACGTCGAGAACGGCGCAACGTTTACCATCAACACCCGTCTCGTCGGGACCGACATGCCGTCGGAAGCCGTCTACCGGCCGGAGAGCGGGACGGTCGTCAGCTACGCACAGACGTACGGTGCGACGACCGATCCCGACGCTACCACGGAGTTTCAGGACCTCTCGTTCGAGAGCCAGAACGGCTCGGAGGTCGCCGGAACGCTCGCGGAGTTCCGGGAACACGTCGGTATCGGCGAGATTCCACGGCCGCTCCAGCCCGCTCGATATCGACTGGTCGCCGGTGCCGGCGGTGACATCGTCGTCAGGGACGACGGCGTGCCCGACTTCCGGTACTCGTTGGCACGGTCGAACCTCCGTCTGACCCAGCCGGAGATGGGGACGGCGACGACCTACGTCGCCCCGAGCCAGAACGCCGACGAAGTCGCCGGGACGGGGACGCTCCCGAGCAGCGCCGTCGAAGCGTCGAACGTCACCATGGGCGACCGTCTCGTCGTGGAGTTCGGCGGGAACGGGACGATGGGCGCGTTGACGCACGTCGCGGGCGACCAGGAGACGGCGACCGCCGCCGAACTGGAACACCTCCTCGGGGTCCGTCGGCTACAGGAGGGTGTCAATCTCACCATCACCGAGGTCGACCCCGGCGTGAACGAGGAGCCGAACCGGGTGGACTTCCAGACTGCTGCACCACAGGACGTGGTCCTGCTGACCGAGGCCGGCCCCGAGAACAAACGGATCGACCGGTTCTACCTGGTCATCGATACACGCTATCGCCGCCCGTTCCGTGAGCAGCCCGAACCCGGCGACCGGTTCCGCGTGGAGTTCACGTACGAACTCCCGCCCGGCGAGCGCTACCGCTTCGCCGAGACCGGCCCGGGCACCCGACCGCCGGCGTTCGACCCGGCGAACGAACCCGCCGATGACGGGACCGAGCACTTCCCGTACGTCACTGAGGAAGCGACCGCCACGACGACGTTCACCTTCCAGAAACCCCGTGTTCGGTACGACCAAGTGAGCAGACAGGGCCGGCTCGTCCTGGAGCCACAGGGGGGCACACAGCTCACGGGGACGACGAACCTCGCGCCGGGAACGCCCTACTGGATACGTGTCGTCGCGGGCGAGCAACGACCGGCCAGGACAATCTCGGTCACGCAGGGAACCGTCGGGTCCGACGGGGCCTTCGGGACGACGGTCGACCTCGCGACGCTCGACGCGGGCGAGACGATCGACGTAGAGTTCTACACGACCAAACCCACCGCTTCCGATGCGGACCAGCGCCTTCTCGACGAACGCCGGGGCGTGACCGTCGCGGACAGCTCGGCGCCCGCTGACTTCGAGATCACGAGCATGACCACCGAGGCGACAGTGACGGAGGGCGAGTCACTGTCGAATTTCACCGCGACGATCCGGAACAACGGCAGCGTCGAGGGGCAACAGAACGTGACGCTCTCGATCGAGAACGAGACGGTCGCCAGCCAGGTCGAACTGCTGCGGACCGACGAGTCGGTGACATACACCTACGGGACGGTGTATCCGGACCGCGAGCCGGGGAGCTACAACGTGACCCTCAGGACCGGGACCGACAGCGCGGAGGGCGCACTGCTCGTCGAGAGCGCGCAGACACCGACCTCAACGCCCGTACCCGACCCGACTCCGACGCCCACCGCCGACGCGACAGCGACATCCACACCGTCGACGACACAGGACCAGACGGTGACGCCGACCCCCGTCCCGACGACGGGAACACCGACGACCAGTGGCGAACCACCGTCAAACGAGTCCGACCAGAACGCGCTCCCGGTCCCGCCGCTCGGCCCACAGCGGACCCGGGACGCGCTGAGCGCGACGGCGATCGTCGGCGGGGCCTACCTCGTCGACTACTTCCTGTAA
- a CDS encoding Glu/Leu/Phe/Val family dehydrogenase, with protein sequence MASDVNPFESLQEQIDDAAEYLPYSTDVLERLKHPERVVETNLSVEMDDGSVEVFRAYRSQFNGDRGPYKGGIRYHPQVSRDEVKALSGWMVYKCAAVNVPYGGGKGGVEIDPDDYSDAELERITRSFAKELRPFIGADRDIPAPDVNTGQREMNWIKDTYETLENTTEPGVITGKAPDSGGSAGRVEATGRSVMLTTREAFDYLGKDITDATVAVQGYGNAGSVAAKLIEDLGASVVAVSDSSGAVYDPDGLDTRAAKDHKDETGSLSGFEGATGTLTNEELLTMDVDVLVPAALENAIDREIAPDVQADIVVEAANGPLTPDADDILTKRDVSVFPDILANAGGVTVSYFEWVQNRQRFSWTEQRVNEELERVITEAFGDLIETYENTDAPSLRTAMYVVAIKRVVDAAEQGGIWP encoded by the coding sequence ATGGCCAGCGATGTCAATCCGTTCGAAAGTCTGCAAGAGCAGATCGACGACGCGGCCGAGTATCTCCCCTACTCGACCGACGTACTCGAACGGTTGAAACATCCGGAACGGGTGGTCGAGACCAACCTCTCCGTCGAGATGGACGACGGATCCGTCGAGGTGTTCCGAGCCTACCGGTCACAGTTCAACGGCGACCGGGGTCCCTACAAGGGCGGAATTCGCTATCACCCGCAGGTCTCCCGTGACGAGGTCAAGGCCCTCTCTGGGTGGATGGTGTACAAGTGTGCCGCCGTCAACGTCCCCTACGGCGGCGGCAAAGGGGGGGTCGAGATCGATCCCGACGACTACTCCGACGCCGAACTCGAACGGATCACCCGGTCGTTCGCGAAGGAACTGCGCCCGTTCATCGGGGCCGACCGGGACATCCCTGCGCCGGATGTCAACACCGGCCAGCGGGAGATGAACTGGATCAAGGACACCTACGAGACCCTGGAAAACACGACTGAACCGGGCGTCATCACCGGGAAGGCACCCGACTCCGGCGGGAGCGCGGGCCGGGTCGAGGCCACCGGCCGCTCGGTGATGCTTACGACCCGGGAGGCCTTCGACTATCTCGGGAAGGACATCACGGACGCGACCGTCGCCGTCCAGGGGTACGGCAACGCCGGCTCCGTCGCGGCGAAACTCATCGAGGACCTCGGTGCCAGCGTCGTCGCGGTTTCGGACTCCTCCGGTGCCGTCTACGACCCGGACGGCCTGGACACGCGAGCGGCCAAGGATCACAAGGACGAGACCGGCTCGCTGTCGGGCTTCGAGGGTGCGACGGGGACGCTGACCAACGAGGAGCTGCTGACGATGGACGTCGACGTGCTCGTCCCCGCGGCACTCGAAAACGCCATCGATCGGGAGATCGCACCGGACGTCCAGGCAGACATCGTCGTCGAGGCCGCGAACGGACCGCTGACGCCGGACGCCGACGACATCCTGACGAAGCGTGACGTCTCCGTCTTCCCGGACATCCTGGCGAACGCTGGCGGGGTGACGGTGTCATACTTCGAGTGGGTCCAGAACCGACAGCGCTTCTCCTGGACCGAACAGCGGGTCAACGAGGAACTCGAACGGGTCATCACCGAGGCCTTCGGGGATCTGATCGAGACCTACGAGAATACCGACGCGCCGAGCCTCCGGACCGCGATGTACGTCGTCGCCATCAAACGCGTCGTCGACGCCGCCGAACAGGGCGGCATCTGGCCGTAA